One stretch of Gadus macrocephalus chromosome 12, ASM3116895v1 DNA includes these proteins:
- the LOC132468987 gene encoding uncharacterized protein LOC132468987, with the protein MLQKLPDWITSRWNRHATKQLQQREEYPTFKEFAEFMVQEAEIACNPMTSLNALKHVEERPSRDIKRSQANAFITDINATDSAQKNSFNENNVSNTSSYSMKCTCCGEGHSIHKCQTFASKPAEDKRQVIFDNNLCFGCLRKGHSSKDCKQKATCKICKKHHPTALHEDRPPADRVPNVWQVEEKTSSLSCCADRGDGGSTSMIVPVWISSTKTPETERLAYALLDTQSSNTFVDQEVCQMLGASSEPVKLKLNTMMGKDSIIQSARVSSLRVRGLSSKDWINLPPAYTTDFIPLERSHIPTPKTAERWNHLKGMAQKIPELMDCKVGLLIGYDCSRALAPRSVITGRDDEPYAIKTDLGWSIVGNSSRGARSTEVTGLCHRIAVKELPPLTPATVIKALEFDFRDSNHRERSISQDDIHFMQLLNRTVHQNADGHLEMPLPFKTRPQLPENKRLALVRLKHLKRKLDKNSKFKEDYVRFMEGLFNDGDAERAEDELVPGNVWYVPHHGVYHPRKPNKIRVVFDC; encoded by the coding sequence ATGCTTCAAAAGCTTCCAGATTGGATTACATCTCGTTGGAATCGTCATGCAACAAAGCAACTACAACAAAGAGAAGAATATCCTACATTTAAAGAATTTGCTGAGTTCATGGTGCAGGAAGCAGAAATTGCCTGTAACCCCATGACATCACTTAATGCTTTAAAACATGTGGAAGAAAGGCCCTCTCGAGATATTAAGCGTTCACAAGCTAATGCATTTATCACAGACATCAATGCAACAGATAGTGCCCAAAAGAACAGCTTTAATGAAAACAATGTGTCAAACACATCCTCCTACTCAATGAAATGCACATGCTGTGGTGAAGGTCATTCCATCCACAAATGCCAGACGTTTGCCAGTAAGCCTGCAGAGGACAAGAGACAGGTCATATTTGACAACAATCTCTGCTTTGGCTGCCTTAGAAAAGGGCATAGCTCGAAAGACTGCAAACAAAAGGCTACCTGTAAAATATGTAAGAAACATCATCCAACGGCACTACATGAAGACCGTCCACCAGCAGATAGAGTTCCAAATGTTTGGCAGGTTGAGGAGAAAACATCTTCCCTGTCTTGCTGTGCAgatagaggtgatggtgggagCACATCTATGATAGTGCCCGTCTGGATTTCTTCAACGAAGACTCCTGAAACAGAGAGACTTGCATATGCTTTACTTGACACTCAGAGTAGTAACACCTTTGTAGATCAAGAGGTGTGCCAAATGCTAGGAGCAAGCTCAGAGCCAGTAAAGTTAAAGCTGAACACTATGATGGGAAAAGACTCCATTATTCAGAGTGCAAGAGTTAGCAGTCTTAGAGTAAGAGGGCTATCATCCAAAGATTGGATCAACTTGCCGCCTGCATATACTACAGATTTCATTCCCCTTGAGCGCTCCCACATTCCCACACCAAAAACTGCTGAGAGGTGGAATCACCTGAAAGGAATGGCACAGAAAATACCAGAATTAATGGACTGCAAGGTGGGACTTCTCATAGGCTATGATTGTTCCAGAGCATTAGCTCCACGCTCAGTAATTACTGGAAGAGATGATGAACCATATGCCATCAAAACCGACCTGGGCTGGAGTATTGTCGGAAACTCATCTCGAGGTGCAAGGTCAACCGAGGTAACTGGCCTGTGTCACCGCATAGCAGTCAAAGAACTTCCACCATTGACACCAGCTACCGTAATCAAAGCCCTTGAGTTTGACTTCAGAGATAGTAACCACCGTGAAAGGAGCATATCACAAGATGATATACACTTCATGCAATTGCTGAACAGGACGGTTCATCAAAACGCAGATGGGCACCTGGAGATGCCATTGCCCTTTAAGACACGCCCACAACTGCCAGAAAACAAGAGGCTAGCTCTGGTGCGACTGAAACACTTGAAAAGAAAACTTGATAAAAACTCAAAATTCAAAGAAGACTATGTTCGATTCATGGAGGGCCTATTCAATGATGGCGATGCGGAAAGGGCTGAAGACGAACTTGTGCCAGGAAATGTGTGGTATGTCCCACATCACGGGGTTTACCACCCAAGGAAGCCAAACAAAATAAGGGTGGTGTTTGACTGCTAA